A single region of the Eleginops maclovinus isolate JMC-PN-2008 ecotype Puerto Natales chromosome 16, JC_Emac_rtc_rv5, whole genome shotgun sequence genome encodes:
- the ndel1b gene encoding nuclear distribution protein nudE-like 1-B translates to MDKEMIPKFTSKDEEVDYWKSQALKYKKSCYDAQEELQEFQEGSRELEAELEAQLSQAEHRLRDLQIENERLKNEVFNLKEKLEHQYAQSYKQVSMLEDDLGQTRSIKDQLHKYVRELEQANDDLERAKRATIVSLEDFEGRLNQAIERNAFLESELDEKESLLVSVQRLKDEARDLRQELAVRERTTDRMSAPSSPTSDIDTMDSAVQASLSLPATPVGKSIEHPFIPQKALSNGCNGNSSLTPSARISALNIVGDLLRKVGALESKIAACRNFAKDQAARKNYSTDNGKLINSNATKFSHSLHTTYFDKTTVNGLDPSSLTSITTSRAVSPPGLLPLSV, encoded by the exons ATGGACAAAGAGATGATTCCCAAATTTACGTCAAAGGATGAGGAAGTTGATTACTGGAAGTCCCAAGCACTCAAATATAAGAAAAG TTGCTATGATGcccaggaggagctgcaggagttCCAGGAAGGGAGCCGGGAGCTGGAGGCCGAGCTGGAGGCACAGCTGAGTCAAGCCGAACACCGCCTTCGAGACCTCCAAATTGAAAACGAGAGACTGAAGAACGAGGTGTTCAACCTCAAG GAGAAGCTGGAGCATCAGTATGCCCAGAGTTATAAGCAGGTTTCTATGCTGGAGGATGACCTGGGCCAGACACGCAGCATCAAGGATCAGCTCCACAAATATGTCCGAGAGCTGGAGCAGGCCAACGATGACCTGGAGAGAGCCAAGAG GGCAACAATTGTTTCTCTTGAGGACTTCGAGGGCCGTCTAAACCAGGCCATTGAGAGAAATGCCTTCCTCGAAAGTGAGCTGGACGAGAAGGAGTCTCTCCTCGTTTCTGTGCAGCGGCTGAAAGATGAAGCACGAG ACCTGAGACAGGAGCTGGCGGTACGGGAGCGGACCACAGACAGGATGTCAGCACCCAGCTCCCCCACCTCTGACATCGACACGATGGATTCTGCAGTACAGGCCTCTTTATCCCTCCCAGCCACGCCCGTAGGAAAGAGCATAGAGCACCCCTTCATCCCCCAAAAAG cacTGTCCAACGGCTGTAACGGCAACTCGTCCCTCACTCCTTCTGCCCGAATCTCTGCTCTTAATATTGTCGGCGATCTTTTGAGGAAGGTTGGG GCTCTGGAGTCCAAAATTGCCGCCTGCAGGAACTTTGCCAAAGACCAAGCAGCTAGAAAAAACTATTCCACAGACAACGGCAAACTCATCAACAGCAATGCCACAAAGTTCTCCCACTCTCTTCATACGACCTACTTTGACAAAAC GACTGTAAACGGGTTGGACCCCAGCTCCTTGACCTCCATAACCACATCGAGAGCCGTGTCTCCACCAGGCTTGCTGCCTCTGAGTGTGTGA